From Halichoerus grypus chromosome 6, mHalGry1.hap1.1, whole genome shotgun sequence, one genomic window encodes:
- the BHLHA15 gene encoding class A basic helix-loop-helix protein 15 — protein sequence MKTKNRPPRRRLPPQDTEATAGERTPDRPQQGSGLALAKGLRSRTARAQGARAEGGRRRPGTSGPGGRRDSSVQRRLESNERERQRMHKLNNAFQALREVIPHVRADKKLSKIETLTLAKNYIKSLTSTILTMSSGRLPGLDGPGPKLYQLYQQQQVAGGALGAAEPPPEGHLQRYSTQIHSFREGS from the coding sequence ATGAAGACCAAGAACCGGCCCCCCAGGCGCCGGCTGCCCCCGCAGGACACAGAGGCCACCGCGGGGGAACGGACCCCGGACAGGCCCCAGCAGGGGTCGGGGCTGGCGCTGGCCAAGGGTCTGCGGAGCAGGACGGCGCGGGCGCAGGGGGCGCGGGCGGAGGGCGGGCGCCGGCGGCCGGGGACCTCGGGGCCCGGGGGCCGGCGGGACAGCAGCGTCCAGCGGCGGCTGGAGAGCAACGAGCGGGAGCGGCAGCGCATGCACAAGCTGAACAACGCCTTCCAGGCGCTGCGGGAGGTCATCCCGCACGTGCGGGCCGACAAGAAGCTCTCCAAGATCGAGACGCTCACGCTGGCCAAGAACTACATCAAGTCGCTGACCTCCACCATCCTGACTATGTCCAGCGGTCGCCTGCCAGGCCTGGACGGGCCGGGCCCCAAGCTCTACCAGCTCTACCAGCAGCAGCAGGTGGCCGGGGGCGCGCTGGGGGCCGCTGAGCCCCCGCCCGAGGGCCACCTGCAGAGGTACTCCACGCAGATCCACAGCTTCCGAGAGGGCTCCTAG